Proteins from a single region of bacterium:
- a CDS encoding Sua5/YciO/YrdC/YwlC family protein has product MSRLDIKGDARRTFDVCKSGGIAIFPVDVGYTMISGSREGLKKIFNAKQRGGHKRNALICDMETQRELQVLDKRGQEMIEVITQDYNLPLGPIATYRTDHPLMKKIDPNALAASTAGGTLAMLVNAGPFHAEITKLSREEVHPLFGSSANLTGTGTKFRVEDIQHELTSLADIIIDYGLRKYHMYRRSATLINFETMQVVRMGVCYEQISDILRRHYKIELPPDQSVDSNPSGHTNEFALPIVNN; this is encoded by the coding sequence ATGTCTAGATTAGATATTAAAGGAGATGCTCGAAGAACGTTTGACGTTTGTAAATCTGGCGGAATTGCCATTTTCCCAGTAGATGTTGGTTACACCATGATCAGTGGCTCAAGAGAAGGCCTAAAGAAAATTTTTAATGCTAAGCAAAGGGGTGGGCATAAACGTAATGCTTTGATTTGCGATATGGAAACCCAACGTGAGCTTCAGGTGCTTGATAAGCGTGGCCAAGAAATGATTGAAGTAATTACGCAAGATTACAACTTGCCATTAGGTCCTATTGCAACCTATCGTACCGATCATCCTCTAATGAAGAAAATTGATCCGAATGCCCTTGCTGCAAGTACTGCTGGTGGAACACTGGCGATGCTAGTAAATGCCGGACCATTTCATGCTGAAATTACTAAGTTAAGTCGTGAAGAGGTGCATCCCTTATTTGGCTCATCTGCCAATTTAACGGGAACAGGCACAAAGTTCAGAGTCGAAGATATACAGCATGAGTTGACCAGTCTTGCAGATATCATTATTGATTATGGTCTTCGCAAATATCATATGTATAGACGCTCTGCTACTTTAATTAACTTTGAAACTATGCAAGTTGTGCGCATGGGCGTCTGCTATGAGCAGATATCCGATATTCTGAGAAGACATTACAAAATTGAGTTACCACCAGATCAATCGGTAGATTCAAACCCATCAGGCCATACTAACGAATTTGCCTTGCCAATTGTGAATAACTAA